The nucleotide sequence ctgactatcatttcggcctacgggccgagtggtagtgcggagtacccggccttcttggcgtccctgtcgggggtgctggatagtgcccctcctggggattccattattctgctgggggacttcaacgcccacgtgggaaacgacagtgacacctggagaagtgtgatcgggaggaatggcctccccgatctgaatccgagcggtgttttgttattggacttctgtgctagtcacggattgtccataatgaacaccatgttcaaatataagggtgtccatcagtgcacttgtcaccaggataccctaggcaggaggttaatgatcgactttgttgtcgtatcatcagaccttcggccgcatgttttggacacccaggtgaagagaggggctgagctgtccactgatccccacctggtggtgagttggatccgctgggggaggagaaagccggacagacttggcaggcccaagcgcatagtgagggtctgctgggaacgtctggcggaccccttggccagggatgtattcaactctcacctccgggagagcttcgaccagatcccgagggatgttggagacatagagtccgagtggaccatgttctccacatctattgtcgatgctgctgcctgtagctgcggccgtaaggtctgcggtgcctgtcgcagtgGCAATCctcgaacccggtggtggacaccggcagtaagggacactgtcaagctgaagaaggagtcctatcggctgtggttggcttgtgggactcctgaggcggctgacgggtaccgtggggccaagcatgccgcggcccgggcggtggcagaggcaaacacTCTGACCTGGGAGgtgttcggtgaggccatggagaaggactaccggttggccccgaagcaattctggcaaatcgtccggcgcctcaggagggggaagcagtgcttcaccaacactgtttacagtgagggtggggagctgctgacctcaactggggacattatcggccggtggaaggaatacttcgaggatctcctcaaccctgccatcacgcattccctggtggaaacagaggctgggatCTCGGGGActtcacccaggctgaagtcaccgaggtggttaaaaagctccgcggtggcagggcttcggggttggatgagatccgccctgagtacctcaagtctttgaatgttgtggggctgtcatggttgacacgcctcttcaacattgcgtggtggacggggacagtgcctttggattggcagactggggtggtggtccccctacataagaagggtgactggagggtgtgttccaactacaggggatcacactcctcagcctccctggtaaggcctacgccagtgtattggagaggaaagtccggccgatagtcgaaccccggcttcaggaggagcagtgtggttttcggcacagctgtggaacactggaccagctctataccctctacagggtacttgagggttcatgggagtttgcccaaccggtccacatgtgttttgtggacctggagaaggcattcgactgtgtccctcgtgatgccctgtggggggtgctccaggagtatggaatcgggggccctttactaggggccatccgatctctgtacaagcggagcaggagtttggctcgcattgccggcactaagtgggacctgttcccggtgcatgttggactccggcagggctgccctttgtcatcggtcctgttcataacttttatgggcaggatttctaggcgcagccaagggccggagggggtctggtttggggaccagaggatttcgtctcttctttttgcagatgacgtggtcttgctggccccctctagccaagacctacagcatgcactggggcggtttgcagccgagtgtgaagcggctgggatgaagatcagctcctccaagtccgaggccatggttctcgaccggaaaagggtggcttgtcctcttcaggttggaggggagttcctccctcaagtggaggagtttaagtatcttggggtcttattcacgagtgagggaagaatggagcaggagatcgacagacgtatcggtgcggctgccacagtaatgggggcgctgtgccggtccgttgtggtgaagagagagctgagtcatgaactttgggtcatgactgaaagaacgagatcccggatacaagcggcggaaatgagcttcctccgtagggtggccgggcactcccttagagatagggtgaggagctcggccatccgggaggggctcggagtagagccgctactcctccacatcgagaggagccagttgaggtggctcgggcatctataccggatgcctcctggacgccttcctcgggaggtgttccaggcacgtcccaccgggaggaggcccaggggacggcccaggacacgctggagggactatgtctctcggctggcctgggagcacCTTGGGCtctccccagaggagctggaggaggtgtgtggggagagggacgtctgggcgtctgtgctgtgtctgctgcccccgcgacatagtcccggataaagcggaagatgacgagtacgagtacgagaaatttaaaatacaaagcaaaacaaagctcGGGTCTTAGGAGGTTAAAAAATTCAATGTCTTTTCAGTGAGTTGTGTTAAAAGAGAAATATAGCATGAAACTAACCTCCATATGTGTAAAATCCAATAGCTTAAAGATGCAGGAAGAAATGCTTCACTATAAAAAAGCTTTCTGAAGATAACATTGTGTGTTTAATAGGTCAGCAGTTTCTGTGATGACGAATGAGGATGCAGGTTTTAATGGCTCTACATTCTTGTGGGCGATTTTTCTTTCCAAATGACTGTTTGCTTTGAATCAAATGACGTCCCTAATTAAACACTAATGAGATCATGTGAGAGGTATCAAATGTCGAGCACAAAGCCCTGTAATTGGCCCAGTGTGTGAACAGTCCAGGTGTTCCTGCAGCTTTTGTCATGCAGTTATAAAACCAGCAATAAGTTGTGACATGTGATAGTTTTGGCCTGGTCATCTTTGTACCATTTACtgtgtgtttattctgtgttctttttttgcaTAATGTCACCTGTATGTCACCTTTTGTGTGGTTTGTGGATTCATAAGTTCTTACAGATGCTAGCTTCCTCAAACCACAGTTGCCTGAAATTGCATTCATGCAAGATGAAAAAACGAGAATATTAGCTGtatctattttcttttcttccgtGCGGCTTGGCGTATTTTTGGGAGACAGAGGTAAATGTCAGGAGGTAGCAGAACCTGCTCTATAATGAATGTATGCTACATGTATTCAAGCTTTCAACTTGAATACCAGTTTCCCTGTGACCATGTACAGaataagtgggtatagaaaataaatgaattaattaaaaaaacattagacTTTGATAAATCCTTTTAAAAGTTTCTCcacataataataacaacatgaGATTCATCCTGTGCAAGTTAGttgaaaaacagatttattagaaaataaaatataaaaagctaAAATCTGGGATAATCCTTATGCATAAGTATGCAGAGCCTTAAACGTCTGAGTTTACACATGGCATCAGTTCTTGTGAAACATATAAACCAAAAATTAAGTCAAAAAGTTCAGCCATCCTGGAAGGATTTTCCTaacatttacttatttttaccCTTTAGTTGAAGTCATGATACCCATTAAATACATCTTTCCGAAtagttacacacacacacatacactacaCCACCACAGTTATGTGAAAATGTCTGAAAAGGTGtatgaagaaataaaaccaaTTTGATCATACCCCTTACCTTCCTATAGTCCTTAACATGGATacacttcctgtttctgttttacatATGAGGTTGCAATGCTCCAAAGCAAACAAACAGAtacataaatatacataaaCCCCTACATGTACACTTACAGATATACACAACACCAACATATGTACACATAAATTTATACGCACCGACAGCAACACAGGACCATTCTAAATATGTGTGTGTTATACACATTCTCACTCTGGTTGAGGTACCCATTGGTGTTCACTGCCTTTCTTCTCATATCTTTTTaggatatttagtttttttctcaaaCAGGGCCACTTTTGGACTCAGTGCTGAGTTTGTTCTATTCACATCACTCACTGAAATGCACattcattttgtatttgtttaagtATGTATAGATTTGAAATTAAGAGTTTCCTGTAATTATACTTGCCCACTCtcttaacatgttttattttaatgttatctGGTAGCTGTTTATTTCTGGCTTTATACATTAGTTGTGTTCTTCAAAATTCTGCCAGATCTGGAAATTTTAGCAGGCAGgagttaatgaaaaataaattagtgtGATTGTGATAACCAACCTTATGAACCCTTGTAATGGCTCTTTTCTGTAGCGAACATAACGGTAAGAGTGAAGTTCTGTAGGTGTTACCCTAAAATTATACACAGTAGTTTAGATATGGTAAAATCAGGGAACGCTAGAGAATGTGTAGTGCTTTATAATTCAGAAAATGTTTCGCTTTACTAAGATGATCTTCCATTAATGAAATTGCATCTTCTGGGACACAGCCACAtaaaaagtcacttaaatctcaCATGTTTCTGCAGAAAGTTAGTTGTCTTCCTGCACACCTCGCCTATCTGTCATTGAAGTTGGTTGCTCCCAGTTGCCTATGAAGTCAAAATTGTGAAAAGAAAAGTCtgaattctgagaaaaacgtcagaattcagatttttcttttcagtggcCCAAAACTCTTCCGTAATAACATAATAAAACTACTTTATTTTGTTGCAGAGATATTGcactaaatattttatctgagattatattttcaaagtaATGTGAATAAATGCTTCATTACTCATAGAGAAAAGGTACATATTTAGGTACAAATGTGGGATGGCTGGataactaaaagaaaacatgaagagCATGTTTGATGGTTCAGTTGCGTCACAAATTCTGGGCGTGTTTCTCACAACGAGGTCCATATAGTCCTGTGATCCCTGATACTGTATACACAACACATTTCTGCAGCCTATTGTAGCACTGCTTAGTTAAAGAGAGGACTCTTCTCCGAAAATGCAGACTGAGGAATACAATCGCAGAGGTAATTACAGTTTCTCCTTTACTACACAGAGACAGCTTGCCGTTACtacattttactgtaaataaacCTGCAAATCCAgacttaaatgaaaaaaaaaaaaaaacaactggggACAATGAGATTAAATTGTATATTACTGTTCAGGTAAGGAGATGGTGGACTACATCACAAAGTACCTGAGCTCTATCAGGGAGAGAAGAGTCATCCCAGACGTGAAGCCAGGCTACATGCAGGAGCTGCTTCCAGAAGCTGCGCCGACTGAACCAGAGGACTGGGAGGAAATCTTCAAGGATATTGAGAAAATCATCATGCCTGGAGTGAATTTCTGTTACCACCCCTCGTATcagcaaatgttaaaaaatattttaaatttagtcCAGCTGTTCAAGTATTTTCGTCTGTTTTTGTCCAGGTAGTTCACTGGCAGAGCCCTCATATGCACGCCTACTACCCCAGTCTGACTTCATGGCCCTCCATGTTAGGGGACATGTTGGCCAATGCCATCAACTGTGTGGGATTTACTTGGGTAAGTGTCCAACACAACACACAATACCCAAAGTGTCAGTTTAATAAATCATAATCCTGATTTTCTCTTAACACAGGCCTCCAGCCCAGCCTGCACAGAGCTAGAAATGAATGTGATGGACTGGCTGTGTAAAGCACTGggacttcctttttttttcctgcatcaTCATCCTGACAGCAGAGGTGGAGGCCTGCTGCAGGTTTGCAACagcatttttttccctttattttaaaccctctattttaGCCTAGGGCTCATTATTTTTCCCTTCAATCTAACAACACGTAGAGCACAGTCAGTGAGGGGACATTAGTTGCACTCCTGGCTGCCAGGAAAGACAAAATTCTGCAGCTGAAGGCCAAGCTGGACCAGGAAGTGGACGAGTCGGTTCTCAACTCAACACTGGTGGCCTACGCTTCAGATCAGGTCTGTGTTGCCTCCTCACCATCAACAATTGTCCCATCCATCTGTTGAAACAAACCAGGATTTGATTTGTGGCTGCTATTACAGGCACATTCGTCGGTCGAGAAGGCAGGTCTCATTACTCTGGTGAAGATCAGGTTTCTTCCTGCTGACGAGAAGCTGTCTCTGAGAGGAGAAACTCTGAAACAAGCTATTCAAGAGGACAGGAGGAGAGGACTTGTTCCGTTCATGGTAGCTATAGTTGAAATGTTTTGTTGCTGATGTTCTGATTAATCGTGACGAGGCAAATTATTGATCTCTTGTTTGTAACATCTCTGGAGTGTTTTAAACTCCTTCATGAGTACATGCTTTAAGTCCCAGTGTATAATTAGAAGTTGTTTACCTCTCACAATAATGTGCattgaaggaaaattatacaatgTTATTTTTGGCACAATTTTAAGCAGTGAACCTTTCCTGCCACATCTCACTTGTGTTTCGGTTTCTCTCCTGTTCAGCTGTGTTCGACTCTAGGAACAACAGGAGTGTGTGCATTTGACAAGCTCTCCGAACTGGGACCAGTCTGTGAGTCTCCAATTCGGTTACTGATGGAACAGAATTTGTGAAAAGATTGTGTCGTTGCATCATGCAGTCATGGAAATAAGATCCTTTTATTACAGGTGAAGAAGAGGGACTCTGGCTTCATGTTGACGCTGCATATGCCGGCTCAGCCTACTTCTGTCCTGAGCTACGCTGGTCCCTGGAGGGCATTGAGTTCacacagtcttttgtttttaacccGTCTAAGTGGATGATGGTTCACTTTGACTGCACAGCTTTCTGGTGAGTCAAACTATTATCTCACAAGCAAGGATGAAATGAACATAAATCTGTTGTAAATATCAATGTGACGTTTGTGTGAACACTGCCTGATGGACACTAATTTAGAGTGATTGATGTTTTTAGGGTAAAGGATAAATATAAGCTGCAACAGACCTTCAGTGTTGATCCTGTTTACCTCAGACATGAAAACTCACGGGCAGCCACTGACTTTATGGTACCAGAATCATTACGTTTTTCACCAAATCAAAACTTCAACAACTTCTTCATCCAGTAATGCTTCTTTTTCCCTGACGTCCAGCACTGGCAAATTCCTCTCAGCCGTCGTTTCCGATCTCTGAAGCTTTGGTTTGTCATGCGTTCCTTTGGGCTGAAAAAACTCCAGGCTCATATCAGACATGCAAGTGAATTTAAGCTCTTCTACTGTGAatcattataaaacaaatttcttATATTAAACTAGATCTTAAATGTTAAACTAGCAATCTTGTGAAGTTTCAGAAGCATATTTTCTTCTGTTATAGGGGATCGAGATGGCGAAACTCTTGGAGTCTCACATAAGGAGTGACCCAAATTTTGAAGTTCCTGCAGAGAGACATCTTGGCTTGGTGGTTTTCTGTCTGAAAGTATGCAACATGACATTAAACTATAAAGAGGCATTAACCCTCCTGTTACCTTCAAATTTACTAAAATTTTTAATATTTGGGGTCAATTTGACAGCAATTCAAACCtccaaaaaatctaaattagaaCTGCTCCCCAAATTTatgtgtcagtgtgtgaatgtgtgaataAATGAGTGGATGACTggttgtagtgtaaagcgctttggggtctctggggattgataaagtgctatataagtgcAGACCATTCACCATTTATATTCGAGGTCAATTCGACCccaggaaaaacaaacacaattgcTACTAGCTTCTCACTCTCTCATCGGTCTTGGCTTGATTCTGTCATCAAAGCGTATAACacaggagaaaacatggaagggACTTAGAGATGTGTTGGCTGGAAATACTGGCCTTCCAGTGTCAACAGTACAAACACTTGCTGTTGCTTTGCCTTTTGACCTGTACACTCCTGCCAAAATGAGTAACCCAATGTAGGCTTGTGAGTTCCATCCACTTCTTTTCAACTATTCCCACACAAATGCCTACCCTCTAAATTTGTCATCTCAAGTATATCCTTTTCAACTGATGGTGTTATGAAGAGCTCAAATGCTGATTTTATGTCTTGGACATGGCTGACAGTGTATCTGGTGGGGTCTGGAACCATTTTGAAGACATTAACAGCACTAAGTCTACCCTGCTGTGGAGGTGTGGAGACAGACCGCAATAACCTTTCATTTTTGGAAAGTAGAGTGTTTGCTGGACATTGAGAGAGTACAGGAGGATTCATTCTCATCAGAGAAGGATGCCTCATTATCAGGGTCCTCCTCAATGTTATCCTTTGTCTCAGGCAAGTTCTCCTCTATGTCACCTTTGTGGTCAAAGAGTTTGACAACACCTCATTTACAGAAAACCTTTTCTGAGAAGACTTTTGTAGttgagaagaaaacagaaagggAGAACTTACAGATAACCAAAAGAGAGCACAGCAGTTCAGAAGGCTGTTGTGTAAGCTTTTACATGTTTGCTCTATCCCAAATGTATATTAaactaactaaaaaaaaaaaaagttgtgtgAAGTATTAATATCTTCACGGGAACGGTATTTTCTCACCTCCAGTTCATGGGAAATATCAAACTTCTCGCagtgttttttccccttttccaTGTCTTGTGATCTGTCAGTGGTTCTCACACTGCTATAGTTATAGTTATGTAGGGTTAGGGCCCTAAAGTTTTTTGAAGATTAGGAAATGTCATGTTATAGTGACATCAATATTATCCAAAACATGtgtgtaaaatattgatatgttTTAATCTTACATGTTTTATACAGCTAAAACAGCCTGGTGTCATCAGACCCCAAAGAACACCCATGCATACAGTACAAGATGTCGACAGGACACATGATGTCATgttaattttatatttactcacATATCCCAATTTAGTTAGGAAAAGGCACTATGTATGAAACCAAAGAACAGATGTCAAATATTTGTTTAGAGAAGTTGAACTTTGAATGGGGACAAACTAGGAGGGTTGAAAGAAGATTTATCTTTTGTATGATGCAACTTGTCCCTTGGTTAATTATTGAGATGTAGAAATGTCCCAGTCACACCTTGTTCAATGGGTCAAGCAATAGCGGTTACCAAGAAAGGTTTGAAACCTGTCTGAGCTCTTCTACCACTTCTATTACACATTTTGATATGTTTTAATTATTCCAGGCAGGAAACAGTTTGACCCAGGAGCTGCTAAGGAGACTCACCCGTTCTGGCATCATGTACCTCATCCCTGCAGAAATCCAAACAAGACGCATCATTCGATTTACAGTGACCTCACAGTTTACCACAGCAGATGACATTCTGAAGGACTGGACCTTTATTTCTAAAACTGCTAGCACTCTTCTTGCTGAGAAGCACAGTTTTAATAATGCTGACCAGCTGAGATCTGGCACGAAAAAGAcgaaaggaaaagaagaaaatccagatCCTCACTTGGATGCCATGGCTGAGGAAAAAGAAGATGTGGTCACCCAGCTAGAAAAAGCTCAGGTAGACCTGTGGATTGACAAAGCTTGGAATCGACCTAGAAGACCAATGCGATCTCTTAGCTGCAACAGCGAGCCCCTACCTTATTGGGCGCTGTTTAGCTTTGACTGTGAAACAACACCAGGTCTTCAGGATGGATCAGATGGCCTCCGTGTGCCATCAGCAACAGAATCTGGCTCATTGTCAATGATCACCGAGATGCCTTCAAATCTTCCAGGGAAACAGGTTCTGAAAAAACTTACGAAGTTCTACAGTGTGCCCAGTTTCTGCAACCAGTGGACCCAGTGCAGTCGGCACCAGCTGAGCTGCCCTCTGAAGGTCTCACATGGCAGTCAAAAAACCTTCTCCACTACCCACAAGAGAATGAACAGCATGCCTTCTTCTCCTGCTGCAAACACATCACCTTCTACCTCTCCGCTGGAAAGTGCCAATGGTGCTCAACTTCAATAACTCTCAAATCAATTAACAGTAATTTAAAGTCAGTTAACAAGCAAATTAGACAATGTCAAAAGAATTAAATTTGTGTACACGTTGTGtctctatttttttaatttacaataaaaagtaCTCCCCGCTCACTGTTGAATGTTAATTTTTACACTGAGTTATGGATGGTGCGTTTGCTGCACTTAACTATAaacatatgtttttttgtttttaaatttttttagaaAGTACCTCAGGCTCAATAGTTCTGTGTTTAGccttgtgttttgatttggccAGATACTAGTAAAAAGCTATTGCTGCCAGTTGCGCTGTCTTTATCTCTTTTTTCTGAACTGAGTAATGGATGGAACCTCTTTAGCCATTAACTATATGCTGTATACTCTTTGTGCTTTATTACTGTAGAAGGTACTCCTGACTAAATGCTTGTATTTTTAGCTTCTTTCTTTTATTAGAACTGAGCCATGGATGGAACTATTGCTGACATGAACCTTGTTTATTCAGTTTTCTTTGTACCATTACAAAGTACTCTGGCTCTGGCTCTGTGCTAAACCTGTTTGTATTTTCTGCACTGAGCCATTGACAAAGCCATTGCTACCAATAATGTTAtgctctctttcttttttattactaCAGAAGGTAACCCTGGCTGTGCAGTTCTGTGTTTTGGTTGTATGAACCATTGATGGGGTGATTGCTGCCATTACCAATGTGTActctatttgtttttctttaccacagaaagtactcctggctcaGTGATTTTGTGTCCAACTGTGGGTCTTTCCTGAACAAAATCATTTAGGGAGCTATTTCTGTTTTAACTGATATGTTCCTTGTTTATCCCAATAAAATTAAGCTCCtggctcagtgcttctgtgtctcCCTCCTGTCCTCTCAACACTCAGCCAGTCGCCGCAGATGgatgctcacactgagcctggttctgctggaaattTCTTTGAACTATTTTTCTTGCAaattgccttgagatgacatctATTGTAAATtggtgaaataaagaaaactaaatcaaaatgaaataagaactcagtttattaaaaaaaaaaaaaacgtacatatgtttgaataattaaaaaaagctaTTATCTATCAAATATTTCTGTATGAAATATTTTCCCTCTCGTCACATTCGTTTTAGAAAGAGTCTCAAAGCACAAGTAATTTCTGCATTACTCTGCATCTTGCATTAATTAAAGCGTCTAAAATTAGATACATCATTTACCAAACTCATCTAACTCATTCAGAGCCTAAGTTTTCCCTCTGTAACAGAAGCAAATATCTCCTGAGTCATAGGTACGTAGCCTTTACCGTCCTCCAAGAAAAACAAAGGGTCCATGATGATGGCGGGGTTGAAACCCTCCTCAGCCAGCTTCACCTTCAGCAGCTTAAATGTTCCAGTCACCCCCACAGCATCCTGTCCCAGAAACAGTTGTTTACTTGTCATTATGACAATTCTTCGttgatttttcaaattttttttgccTTCTGTTTACATTAACCTGTTATGTTATTACCTTTATGCGTATAAAATGTGGCCTTGCATAGCTGGGCATGCAGTTGTTGACATGCTGATACATAGCTTTGCCATCAAAATCCCTGTTTTCTTTTAGCTTCAGTGCTGCCATTCCAATTCTTCCTTCATGTCCTAATCAGCCACAGTCAGCATAAAAATGACAACTTAGTTAAAAgcatatatttttacaaaattatttttcctaaataacaataataagaaTACTTAAGTTATTCTCAGAAGTCATGTCAGATTTTTTACTTAGTTTTCTGTGTAACATGAATACAATGGTAATAAACTAATGGGTATGTGGAAGTTCTAAGAAATGGATCACGTTTCATGAGTTGCCCTGTTTTgtttggaaaataaatcttCTCCATATTGAAATTGACATTCCTATAAAGCCTAGAAACAAGTACAAAGGACGTAATGATTACCTGGCACCTTCACACCATAAACATTAGCTTCCTCAACAAAATCCACTGTCAGTAAATGATCAGCCACCTCTGTGGTTGCAATGTTTTCTCCTTTCCACCTGCACAGGATGACAATGGAGCCAGAGCACATGGAGAAGTTAGCCACAAGTTATTTCTAAAGTAGCAGAAGttggttgaataaaaaaaaaagtatttcataTACTAAAACTTTTGCTATACCTGGAGAGTCCTCAATAGGACAGAAAGTTGAACACTTAAAGGGATGGTTAGGTTTTTTTTTGGAAGGTGGGTTCTGCGGGGTTTTATTGATCGCTAGTGTCCTACCTAGAGTGGATGGCTCGGTGAAAAACGTCCAGTTccaaagttgatttattttatgttcaaCAACTCAGACCTCAAAAAAATAGTAGTAATTCGTGTGAAAACTTTTTTACAAACCTTACAACCATTTTTGTATTAgatctttttgttgtttagtcATCTTCTGAAGTGgaaaaataataatccttgATGACCTTATATTGTATATCAGTGATGGTGATCTGGAAAGTCTGTTATTAACGTCAGCACAGTCTCCTAAAACCATTGTCAATACGACATCTAGAATACTTTGGCccacaaagaaaacaatgactacattttaaaatatgattgGCTCATTAAAACTTCAATCACAATTTTTGCTGTTACTTTAGTTTATTAGTGGGTTGGCTTCTTCTGCTACCCCACCTATATATtcagacacatttcttcccggctccctgcttgcttgaaTTCTTTTACTCTTAACTTTTTATCTtttagccaaaatta is from Girardinichthys multiradiatus isolate DD_20200921_A chromosome 4, DD_fGirMul_XY1, whole genome shotgun sequence and encodes:
- the hdc gene encoding histidine decarboxylase, with translation MQTEEYNRRGKEMVDYITKYLSSIRERRVIPDVKPGYMQELLPEAAPTEPEDWEEIFKDIEKIIMPGVVHWQSPHMHAYYPSLTSWPSMLGDMLANAINCVGFTWASSPACTELEMNVMDWLCKALGLPFFFLHHHPDSRGGGLLQSTVSEGTLVALLAARKDKILQLKAKLDQEVDESVLNSTLVAYASDQAHSSVEKAGLITLVKIRFLPADEKLSLRGETLKQAIQEDRRRGLVPFMLCSTLGTTGVCAFDKLSELGPVCEEEGLWLHVDAAYAGSAYFCPELRWSLEGIEFTQSFVFNPSKWMMVHFDCTAFWVKDKYKLQQTFSVDPVYLRHENSRAATDFMHWQIPLSRRFRSLKLWFVMRSFGLKKLQAHIRHGIEMAKLLESHIRSDPNFEVPAERHLGLVVFCLKAGNSLTQELLRRLTRSGIMYLIPAEIQTRRIIRFTVTSQFTTADDILKDWTFISKTASTLLAEKHSFNNADQLRSGTKKTKGKEENPDPHLDAMAEEKEDVVTQLEKAQVDLWIDKAWNRPRRPMRSLSCNSEPLPYWALFSFDCETTPGLQDGSDGLRVPSATESGSLSMITEMPSNLPGKQVLKKLTKFYSVPSFCNQWTQCSRHQLSCPLKVSHGSQKTFSTTHKRMNSMPSSPAANTSPSTSPLESANGAQLQ